The following proteins come from a genomic window of Dreissena polymorpha isolate Duluth1 chromosome 1, UMN_Dpol_1.0, whole genome shotgun sequence:
- the LOC127838469 gene encoding uncharacterized protein LOC127838469 isoform X1 gives MDRLTLSRRPTLGDRMDCLPAGDGLPIWSKIPLDAKLPIMQNPKGAVVLFTTKLGEPKHRCKQDYDFDLRDPNGKYITTEYRPLHDPHLKAHFSTPVMRRHLVRKGFISEDGKVLCSLKELNQYRQYLRHIFFLEIAEERKRELENRLRSNNRTPETEVERQVSHGTLVRRRLQQQRERDLHRLRQSISDKNIQLERRLQDIREEMTERERQLREASERRHAIVRKNQQEQTSRSVMLARRWRHEDYLRRRLIEERETQKKMAAELKCMARWNTRKDAQSAMLARETSVLYADDEERLRKIAKREESVAKQRDFLYNQLDQSKKTVREEKQRKEKLYSKLLNDRISVIERKMQAKRLGRRRRTPYSRLTSTWKLEDVLESFQVPQADKKRSFMEMLDAAIDRAVDIATDHSDVIGLAEEARRIVSDVISKVTNDIYPHYLQMLSEDERATRPQFEAEKKSSFMEMLNAVIDGAVDTVTDHSDTIGLEEEAHRIVKDVISKVKNDIYPHYLQMLAAEERSIPHQQLEASKSRSVRFSNDDSDTSQSCPLVTIHSSSDVYNEVPAQYKPVTDHVLTPCASALQMAADDDDAIPEASDIEKTAPITFVETFLLRLLDDLNSGRLSEEDIAKLASYCVDQFGSSKTAAQGEGVTSSVVECQTGETYVTTSSSSVIAAKMVDFTLDKILTQLYSGSITPDELASLTVSLIDLVTGSQSPDDMSNDSELDGYIKDTLRTATSSALDPREDSPVCDAIVDDFVLKTLSHLIQDLENDSLTKEQIKLIAKSIKDGQQDVPAKDEQSDIHNFLQNMLHQLELGTMDFQSLYQIVFAIVYTYKQIKEPQSDGFENRVTSLLRELLQTVEQQVDSGMIEDIDISIVREANNRMTNSSLDMDQIQEISTSIVNLCEVDIPVALHSAASTVETVLSQTKEKLQNNEIDNDFHHNVQNVAEAVISAISRKSPDLKDVFIQVLEKIHSFVDEEGGVGEFSTSDIDLVISQLKKNEILNDQILEIARAVVIALNHPIKSESSQEASMTVKESLREILREIQDGIIQSSCLSDVIHAIQECCNAAKSHDMHYSDFLQKLASFLRRVLDKLTYQILTGTINDTAFENLTRKSSSSFIRVDAHLPPLEKSKHVKESLTTHSKHILVSLQQLIDRIDSGDVRMDECNSIGKYLIQCGSKLTQKASYKSSSTDVVANDVVEEVIQTLQLEIESGTIKGDSLLEMTSAILSTSTSESAVNSVDTTFTRKNIQRRSQNYQASKGDSCPTLTSRSASTIASQLVSEVIDIIRRDLMQRGVPNSILPSIASSVVTLLVGSQRADAFTELDKYRPIINNIIDCLKTEKLEEKCVCEIFAVILENYKTIFADSEENTYEQKDELCEEDAVLVHTLVNETLSNIERRLAKGQLTKASLSAPSISHSGNTSLVASDLVSACLNQIRHDLTHVTVKSISPKPVADFIIDIITNLQMQLEQGLVSSLSMALFYQAVSNDRSDLHTLETNASHKLQTVVSDIKMKGQGSVYVKNIVNTYLSRNYQDVISTDPLKAIESILMSVSSDILVRFVRSTLQSILLEIQGDEMRFCEKLPSTIVLRSASSMIAESAVKEVISRVQEEMSSFVERMQPKVSKRDLERTASRLVGELKPSSPHSMGSFHSAKSCELEDIVLETLHNIVSNLRLEQSIKQSNSKITTKDSYTTQEINDFVLDVLQNIVADQQDKRSQIDLEIQAKDSFSQSRIDSNDSKDAITYVNQMLHTVLEQMYTEYRARNVSDPESGLLEVKIIETIQRSLSIDSERQLQDELHDYQRDDVRRLLIQCMSKTISYIKDGKFSIQDLAAMYVTCNRALGHECTFGTDDITEEMVVHMLEKVRIKLSTLSLNDKILDELSIQVAILGMESSLTKETRSDSSIASSQIQEIVQDVLSQITEQLKAETTHADFEKSEKDLSIASSQRKEIVQDVLSQITEQLKTATVNVNVRLSENDLSMASSQIQTIVQDVISQITEQLKTDTVKVDVEKLENELAIASSQIQTIVQGVLSQVSEQLNRDTVNIDVRRSENDLSIPSFQIQTLVNGVLGQITEQLKTDTSNVDVGNSEHDLSIASSQIQTIVQDVLSQITEQLKTDTVNVDIGGSENDLSVTSSQIQTMVEGVLSQITEQLKTDTIHVDFGKLENSLSIVSSQMQATVKVVLSQITEKFKTDISNEDIAQSEHDSTIASSQVNEIVQDVLSQITEQLKTDSSIVGQSENESSISSSQIKGMVQEVLSKITEQIKTEYTNVNVGKSENHLSIASSQIQTIVEDVLSQITEQLEKDTVNIDVGQPQNALSISSSQMQTIVHGVNSQINEHLKTDISSADVVHSEYDSSIASSQLHELVQDVLIKITEQLKRDTKNVDVGESANDLSISSSQLHEIVQDVLCKITEQLKKDTTNVDVGQSENDSSISSSQLHEIVNEVLSKLTEQLKTDTTNVDVGKSEHDSSSTSSQIKEIVQEVLIKITEQLKTETTNFDVKQSGNNSSSASSPIQESVHEDLSKKTEQIKTEYTNVNVGKSEKHLAIASSQIQTNVEDVLSQITEQLEKDTVNIDVGQPQNALSISSSQMQTIVHGVNSQINEHLKTDISSADVGHSEYDSSIASSQLHELVQDVLIKITEQLKRDTKNVDVGESANDLSISSSQLHEIVQDVLCKITEQLKKDTTNVDVGQSENDSSISSSQLHEIVNEVLSKLTEQLKTDTTNVDVGKSEHDSSSTSSQIKEIVQEVLIKITEQLKTETTNFDVRQSGNNSSSASSPIQESVHEDLSKKTKQLKTDTTNVDVGRSKNNVNKNDNRRRSVSSVDSQNTLSTRNSNKNEQLVNKRSADKTGIVPKIQKAETETKTSIRSTNKWLKKRCNEPRPMLSRQQSRQETSTVTGGLYSGVQCQSAAAAYGNRKQSTLNKFRTEQQALNRLKRPQNKHAIDSKTTGLQARRNDRKSAVKGISCDQITVQKSEDTTSIYLNRPLELRSLCGSHTAEIHFREPTCANENRSAFS, from the exons atGGATAGGCTGACGCTGAGCCGGCGCCCGACATTGGGCGACAGGATGGATTGTCTACCCGCCGGTGATGGCTTGCCAATATGGTCTAAAATTCCACTCGATGCGAAGCTTCCAATAATGCAAAATCCAAAAGGCGCGGTTGTGTTATTCACCACAAAGCTCGGCGAACCG AAACACCGGTGCAAGCAGGATTACGACTTCGACTTACGCGATCCGAACGGGAAGTACATCACAACAGAGTACCGGCCACTGCACGACCCGCACCTGAAGGCGCACTTCAGCACGCCCGTGATGAGGCGCCACCTGGTTCGCAAGGGATTCATCTCAGAGGACGGCAAAGTCTTGTGTTCTCTCAAGGAACTCAACCAGTACCGCCAGTATCTGAGGCACATATTTTTTCTTGAGATTGCTGAAGAGCGGAAACGCGAG TTGGAAAACAGGTTGAGATCCAACAATCGTACTCCGGAAACGGAAGTAGAGAGACAGGTTTCCCATGGAACGTTGGTTCGACGGCGCTTACAGCAGCAACGAGAGCGAGACCTCCACAG GTTACGCCAGAGCATATCGGACAAGAATATTCAGTTGGAGCGCCGTCTGCAAGACATTAGAGAGGAGATGACGGAGAGAGAACGGCAGCTGAGAGAGGCCTCGGAACGCCGACATGCAATCGTCCGAAAAAACCAACAAGAG CAAACAAGCAGGAGCGTAATGTTGGCGAGACGTTGGCGTCACGAAGACTATCTGCGTCGCCGTCTTATTGAGGAACGGGAAACTCAAAAGAAAATGGCGGCTGAACTCAAG TGTATGGCGAGGTGGAACACGCGCAAGGACGCCCAGAGTGCTATGCTAGCTCGGGAGACCAGCGTTTTGTACGCAGACGATGAGGAGCGTCTCAGAAAAATCGCCAAGCGTGAAGAGAGCGTGGCAAAACAACGAGATTTTCTCTACA ACCAATTAGATCAATCAAAGAAAACGGTACGCGAAGAAAAACAGAGGAAAGAGAAATTGTATTCTAAGCTTCTCAATGACCGAATATCTGTTATAGAGAGAAAGATGCAAGCCAAGCGACTAG GTCGGCGACGACGTACCCCCTATAGCCGACTCACGAGCACATGGAAGCTCGAAGATGTTCTAGAATCCTTTCAAGTTCCGCAAG CGGATAAAAAGCGTTCGTTCATGGAGATGCTTGACGCAGCCATAGATAGAGCAGTGGACATTGCAACTGACCACTCT GATGTGATTGGTCTGGCGGAGGAGGCCCGCCGTATAGTGAGTGACGTAATATCTAAAGTCACAAAC GATATCTACCCCCATTATCTTCAGATGCTTTCTGAGGACGAGCGAGCCACCCGTCCTCAATTTGAAG CTGAGAAAAAAAGTTCGTTCATGGAGATGCTTAACGCAGTCATAGATGGAGCAGTTGACACTGTAACGGATCACTCT GATACGATTGGTCTTGAAGAAGAGGCTCACCGTATAGTGAAAGACGTCATATCGAAAGTAAAAAAT GATATATACCCCCATTATCTACAAATGCTTGCGGCGGAGGAGAGAAGCATTCCCCATCAACAATTGGAAG CTTCAAAAAGCAGGTCAGTTCGATTCAGTAATGACGACAGTGATACATCACAAAGCTGCCCGTTGGTTACCATCCATAGTTCATCCGATGTATACAATGAAGTCCCTGCACAATACAAACCTGTAACCGACCATGTCCTGACGCCTTGCGCATCCGCACTTCAGATGGCAGCAGATGATGACGATGCCATCCCAGAGGCTTCTGACATAGAGAAAACTGCACCGATTACATTTGTCGAGACTTTTTTACTTCGACTTCTTGATGATTTGAATTCTGGACGATTAAGTGAGGAGGATATTGCAAAGTTAGCGTCATACTGTGTGGACCAGTTTGGGTCATCCAAGACAGCTGCTCAAGGAGAAGGGGTAACTTCATCGGTGGTCGAGTGTCAAACGGGTGAGACTTATGTCACAACCAGTTCTTCTTCTGTGATTGCAGCAAAAATGGTAGACTTTACTTTAGACAAAATTTTAACTCAGTTGTACTCTGGAAGTATAACACCAGACGAGTTGGCTTCTCTGACCGTATCCTTGATCGATCTCGTCACCGGTAGCCAATCACCAGATGACATGTCAAATGACTCGGAACTTGACGGGTATATCAAAGACACACTTCGGACTGCTACATCTTCTGCTCTGGACCCAAGGGAAGACTCGCCAGTTTGCGACGCTATTGTAGATGACTTCGTTTTGAAAACACTGAGCCATTTGATCCAAGATTTAGAGAACGATTCACTTACAAAAGAGCAAATTAAACTGATAGCAAAATCTATTAAAGATGGTCAGCAAGACGTGCCGGCTAAGGATGAGCAAAGTGATATACACAACTTTTTGCAAAATATGTTGCACCAACTAGAACTTGGGACTATGGATTTTCAGTCCCTGTACCAGATTGTGTTTGCTATTGTGTACACATACAAACAAATTAAGGAACCACAATCTGATGGGTTTGAAAATAGAGTTACTTCGTTACTGCGGGAGTTACTTCAAACAGTTGAACAGCAGGTCGACAGCGGAATGATCGAGGATATCGATATAAGCATTGTTCGGGAGGCAAACAATCGAATGACCAACTCGTCGCTGGATATGGATCAGATACAGGAGATCTCAACAAGCATCGTGAACCTTTGTGAAGTAGATATTCCAGTTGCATTGCATTCAGCAGCATCAACGGTGGAAACGGTTCTTTCTCAAACAAAAGAAAAGCTCCAAAATAATGAAATTGACAATGACTTTCACCACAACGTACAAAATGTTGCGGAAGCTGTTATATCGGCTATCAGCAGAAAATCCCCAGATTTAAAAGATGTATTTATACAAGTTTTGGAAAAAATACATTCGTTCGTTGACGAAGAAGGCGGTGTTGGTGAATTCTCAACTTCCGATATAGATTTGGTGATCAGTCAACTAAAGAAAAACGAGATACTGAATGACCAGATTTTAGAGATAGCTCGTGCTGTTGTTATCGCTCTGAATCATCCCATCAAATCTGAATCATCACAAGAAGCTTCAATGACCGTTAAGGAATCTTTGCGAGAGATTTTGAGGGAAATTCAAGACGGAATAATACAATCTTCCTGTTTGTCAGATGTCATTCACGCGATTCAGGAATGTTGCAATGCAGCAAAATCACACGATATGCATTATTCGGACTTCCTCCAAAAATTAGCTTCGTTTCTTCGGAGAGTACTAGACAAATTAACATACCAAATACTGACAGGTACAATAAATGATACTGCCTTCGAGAATCTTACTCGGAAAAGCTCTAGCAGTTTTATTCGTGTTGATGCGCATTTACCCCCACTCGAAAAATCCAAGCATGTGAAAGAAAGTCTTACAACACATTCGAAGCACATTCTGGTCTCTCTCCAGCAGCTTATCGATAGAATAGACAGTGGTGACGTCCGCATGGATGAATGCAATTCGATTGGTAAATATCTTATACAGTGCGGAAGCAAGTTGACTCAAAAAGCCAGTTACAAATCATCTAGTACTGATGTGGTTGCAAACGACGTAGTCGAGGAAGTAATCCAAACTTTACAACTTGAAATAGAAAGTGGAACAATCAAAGGGGACTCGCTTTTAGAGATGACAAGCGCTATTCTTTCGACTTCAACATCTGAATCAGCGGTCAATAGTGTCGACACAACATTTAcaagaaaaaatattcaaagacgAAGTCAAAACTACCAAGCTTCAAAAGGTGATTCTTGTCCGACTTTAACGTCTAGATCCGCATCTACTATTGCTTCTCAACTAGTGTCGGAAGTAATTGATATCATACGCAGAGATTTAATGCAGCGAGGGGTACCAAATAGCATCTTGCCTTCGATAGCGTCCTCGGTTGTAACTCTGTTAGTTGGATCCCAAAGAGCCGATGCATTTACCGAATTGGACAAATACCGACCAATTATTAACAACATAATCGACTGTCTAAAGACAGAAAAACTGGAAGAAAAGTGTGTTTGTGAAATATTTGCAGTGATTCTTGAAAATTACAAGACGATTTTTGCTGATTCGGAAGAAAATACATATGAACAAAAGGACGAACTTTGCGAAGAAGATGCCGTTCTTGTACACACGCTAGTCAACGAAACTCTAAGCAATATAGAAAGGAGACTAGCTAAAGGTCAACTTACAAAGGCATCGTTATCTGCTCCATCTATCTCGCATTCGGGAAATACGTCTCTGGTAGCATCGGACCTTGTTAGTGCATGTCTCAATCAAATCAGACACGACTTAACACACGTGACGGTAAAAAGCATAAGCCCCAAACCCGTAGCGGATTTTATTATCGACATTATAACAAACCTTCAGATGCAATTAGAACAAGGACTGGTATCAAGTTTGTCAATGGCGCTCTTCTATCAAGCTGTCTCAAACGACCGTTCCGACCTTCATACTCTAGAAACCAATGCTTCTCATAAATTACAAACCGTTGTCAGTGACATTAAAATGAAAGGCCAAGGGTCTGTGTATGTTAAAAATATCGTTAACACATATCTTTCACGAAATTATCAAGATGTTATTTCGACCGATCCTCTAAAAGCGATAGAATCGATATTGATGAGCGTAAGTTCTGATATTCTGGTACGTTTTGTTAGGTCTACGCTTCAAAGTATACTGTTGGAGATTCAGGGCGATGAAATGCGTTTTTGTGAGAAACTTCCATCAACAATTGTATTACGATCAGCTTCTTCCATGATAGCCGAATCAGCTGTCAAAGAAGTAATTAGTCGTGTTCAAGAGGAGATGTCATCGTTCGTCGAACGTATGCAGCCAAAAGTAAGCAAACGCGATTTAGAGAGAACAGCCAGTCGCTTAGTAGGCGAGTTAAAGCCCTCTAGTCCTCACAGTATGGGTAGTTTCCATTCAGCGAAGTCGTGTGAACTCGAAGATATTGTTCTTGAAACGCTCCACAACATCGTCTCTAATCTGCGTCTTGAGCAATCTATTAAACAATCTAACAGCAAGATCACAACAAAGGACTCGTACACAACACAAGAGATTAACGACTTTGTGTTGGATGTATTGCAGAATATAGTTGCCGATCAACAAGACAAGCGTTCGCAGATAGATCTTGAAATCCAAGCAAAGGATAGCTTTTCTCAGTCTCGCATAGATTCTAATGATAGCAAAGACGCCATAACTTACGTAAACCAAATGCTACACACCGTCCTCGAACAGATGTACACGGAATACCGAGCACGAAATGTTAGTGACCCGGAAAGCGGTCTTCTAGAGGTGAAAATAATTGAAACGATTCAGAGATCACTTTCTATTGATTCTGAAAGACAACTGCAAGATGAACTGCATGATTATCAGCGTGATGACGTAAGAAGACTGCTCATACAGTGCATGTCTAAAACCATATCGTATATCAAAGATGGTAAATTTTCAATCCAGGATCTGGCAGCCATGTATGTGACATGTAATCGCGCTCTAGGTCATGAATGCACGTTTGGTACGGACGATATAACCGAAGAGATGGTTGTGCATATGTTAGAGAAAGTAAGGATAAAGTTGTCAACATTGTCGTTGAATGACAAAATACTTGACGAATTATCCATACAAGTGGCCATCTTAGGTATGGAATCTTCGCTGACGAAAGAAACACGAAGCGATTCGTCTATTGCGTCATCTCAAATACAGGAAATAGTTCAGGACGTCCTTAGTCAGATTACCGAGCAGCTAAAAGCAGAGACTACGCATGCAGATTTCGAAAAGTCGGAAAAAGATTTGTCTATTGCGTCATCACAAAGAAAGGAAATTGTTCAGGACGTCCTCAGTCAGATAACTGAGCAGCTAAAAACAGCCACGGTAAATGTCAACGTCAGACTGTCGGAAAACGATTTATCAATGGCGTCATCTCAAATACAGACAATTGTTCAGGACGTCATCAGTCAAATAACGGAGCAGCTAAAAACAGATACTGTAAAAGTCGATGTCGAAAAGTTGGAAAACGAGTTGGCTATTGCCTCATCCCAAATACAAACAATTGTCCAGGGCGTCCTCAGTCAGGTCAGTGAGCAGCTTAATAGAGACACTGTAAATATCGATGTGAGACGGTCGGAAAACGATTTATCTATTCCATCATTCCAAATACAGACACTTGTTAATGGCGTCCTCGGTCAGATAACAGAGCAGCTTAAAACAGACACTTCAAATGTAGATGTCGGAAACTCGGAACACGATTTGTCTATTGCGTCATCGCAAATACAGACCATTGTTCAAGACGTCCTCAGTCAGATAACTGAGCAGCTTAAAACAGACACTGTAAATGTAGATATCGGAGGGTCGGAAAACGATTTATCTGTTACGTCATCTCAAATTCAGACAATGGTTGAGGGCGTCCTCAGTCAGATAACTGAGCAACTTAAAACAGACACTATACATGTCGATTTTGGAAAGTTGGAAAATAGTTTGTCTATTGTGTCTTCTCAAATGCAAGCAACTGTTAAGGTCGTCTTAAGCCAGATAACTGAGAAGTTTAAAACGGACATTAGTAATGAAGATATCGCACAGTCGGAACACGATTCGACTATTGCGTCATCTCAAGTAAACGAAATTGTTCAGGACGTCCTCAGTCAGATAACTGAACAGCTTAAAACAGACTCTTCAATTGTCGGACAGTCGGAAAACGAATCGTCTATTTCGTCATCCCAAATAAAGGGAATGGTTCAGGAAGTCCTCAGTAAGATAACTGAGCAGATAAAAACAGAATATACAAATGTCAATGTCGGAAAGTCCGAAAATCATTTGTCAATTGCATCATCCCAAATACAGACAATTGTTGAAGACGTCCTAAGTCAGATAACTGAGCAGCTGGAAAAAGACACAGTAAATATCGATGTCGGACAGCCGCAAAACGCATTGTCTATTTCGTCATCTCAAATGCAGACAATTGTTCATGGCGTCAACAGTCAGATAAATGAGCATCTTAAAACGGACATTTCAAGTGCAGATGTCGTACACTCGGAATACGATTCATCTATTGCTTCATCACAATTACATGAACTTGTTCAAGATGTCCTCATTAAGATAACTGAGCAGCTTAAAAGAGACACTAAAAATGTCGATGTCGGAGAATCTGCAAACGATTTGTCTATTTCGTCATCACAATTACATGAAATCGTTCAGGATGTCCTCTGTAAGATAACTGAGCAGCTTAAAAAAGACACTACAAATGTCGATGTCGGACAATCTGAAAACGATTCGTCTATTTCGTCATCACAATTACATGAAATTGTTAACGAAGTCCTAAGTAAGTTAACTGAGCAACTTAAAACTGACACTACAAATGTCGATGTCGGTAAGTCCGAACATGATTCGTCTAGTACGTCATCTCAAATAAAGGAAATTGTCCAGGAAGTCCTCATTAAGATAACTGAGCAACTGAAAACAGAAACTACAAATTTCGATGTAAAACAGTCCGGAAACAATTCGTCAAGTGCTTCATCTCCAATACAGGAAAGTGTTCATGAAGACCTCAGTAAGAAAACTGAGCAGATAAAAACAGAATATACAAATGTCAATGTCGGAAAGTCCGAAAAACATTTGGCAATTGCATCATCCCAAATACAGACAAATGTTGAAGACGTCCTAAGTCAGATAACTGAGCAGCTGGAAAAAGACACAGTAAATATCGATGTCGGACAGCCGCAAAACGCATTGTCTATTTCGTCATCTCAAATGCAGACAATTGTTCATGGCGTCAACAGTCAGATAAATGAGCATCTTAAAACGGACATTTCAAGTGCAGATGTCGGACACTCGGAATACGATTCATCTATTGCTTCATCACAATTACATGAACTTGTTCAAGATGTCCTCATTAAGATAACTGAGCAGCTTAAAAGAGACACTAAAAATGTCGATGTCGGAGAATCTGCAAACGATTTGTCTATTTCGTCATCACAATTACATGAAATCGTTCAGGATGTCCTCTGTAAGATAACTGAGCAGCTTAAAAAAGACACTACAAATGTCGATGTCGGACAATCTGAAAACGATTCGTCTATTTCGTCATCACAATTACATGAAATTGTTAACGAAGTCCTAAGTAAGTTAACTGAGCAACTTAAAACTGACACTACAAATGTCGATGTCGGTAAGTCCG